DNA sequence from the Juglans microcarpa x Juglans regia isolate MS1-56 chromosome 5S, Jm3101_v1.0, whole genome shotgun sequence genome:
TAAAAGAACATGCTAAGTTATCCCCTCAAGTGAATCATAgtgcattttgattttttttttttaaatatttataaaaaaaagttaccaaTTGTATATTTGTGCATTTGTTTTAGGAAAATACTACTTAGtctcctattttattttattactttttttttttatattacttagtggttaaataagtgataaaattgtatatattttttaattttgttaaagattaaggatatgaaaaaaatattaaaaagaaaattataacaaaaagaaCTATAAATTTATACTAACGGTATGCCAAGTGGTAAAGACTGGGCGGCCCGCTAGCATCAcccttttatttaatattaaaaaaaatacattaacgtACATTTGAGGGGCAACTTGAGGGAATGAGTAGCATGTTTGTCATTCTTATTTTATGGGATTAAGAGGATTCATGCGCCTAGATGCCATAAGCAACTAGATGCATCCTTAACGTACGCCGATAAATTTGTGACGACCAAGCATGATGATGGCCATTTGTGAACATGCGTTAATGCGAGAGCGTGGTCATGCAAGCAGTTGTGAGTAAGTTGACTAAATTAgagaaagaatttttcttcGGCGAGTGCGAGGGGACGAAGCCCCAACAACACAAAAAGCACCGACATTGGAACGAGGCTGTCTTGACGTCaacaacaaatttaaaataaaaatagagaaatgttatTCGTAATTGTAGAGTACGTAaatattgtgtaattttttttaaaaaaataagtaaatacatgacctaaatgaaaaaaaaaaaaactaattttttaataatagactttatcattttctaaaacgaTTATGTAATACTTGCATATTTTACGATTGTACGtagcatttctcataaaaatatgTTGATTTTTTCTGAACTGAGAAGCTTTTCAATTAGAGTAAAATGGGGtaagtttggatgttgaagaaCAATGCCACCTACTAAGAACGACACTGCAACCACCCAATTTAAGAATGTTCTTAGTAAATGCTAATCATGGACAATCTGGGGTTTTTTCTCTTGCCAGGTATGCACCCACGAatgaaagagaggaaaagagagcaACGTGCCCTTACatgtcattttatataaaataattataaataaaaaaaaaaaaaaaaaggaagaagaattaCAAGCTGTGACAATCATTAGAAATAAAACAAGGTCAAATCTCCTATAGTTTTTGAAGGTCAAGCACTCatagggctttttttttttttttttttccgtgcAGCCCACTAATTATGGCGAAGAAAATGGCCTCACTGTTTCTACTGCCATCtaaattcttcttctctttctctttcttttttttttttttggaaaaaatttattctagaCCTAAACCTCCAAGCCCACAAACGAATCAGACTGTGGAATCTCCCAGCCCAACATTTTAAACTCGCCCGGTTCATTGCCTTGGTTCTGATCACGGAAATCTCGGCTACACTCGGAAGCCCAAAGTCCTGATAATAATCTGGGCATGTTTCCTCCGGCCAGAATGGGCCTCGATGGATAAGATATTAATAGTATTATTGTGTAGATGCTAgagaataaatataatttttattttaaaatattttgttaagatGCTGTCTAATTTATTCCTCTTCGGAAATTTCCACTAAAGAACACAAAACTTCATCCCCTCAAAagtgagaaatgatatttacggTACTTGAGCGTGTAAGTGCCATGCTCTcctcttaaaaaaatgagtaaatataagatttatattaaaaaattaattttttaataattaattctattatttttaaaaagaagtacACTCCGCTTGcatactctataattatatctagcattgcTCATTGTACTAAAAAATACATGCAGCGGTTTGTTTATGGTGCTACACAACCGTTCACTCAATAATCtaaaatggaaaattctatTATGCCGTTCAGCATGTGTTACTGACTTTGTTTTTTAGTGCCATTGTATtttgtcttttaaaaaatatataaattaattagtagtcacttttttaagtattaaaaaaaataaaataaaatacacgaGCGATCAAATTGAATGGGCAAAACCATAGGCaaatttagcattttccatctaaaatacatgatggaaaaaattaataattatggtATTTCAATAGAAAATTCAGACAATGATATTTAAATACaattcaaatataataattatgctTTTATACAATACAATCAGATCATAGTATCATACTAAAGATTGAGatattattatactttaaaCGTAGTCAGCAACTTTTAAAGTATGATCATTACAAAAgcacaaaatatgaaaatatgatggagaagaaaaaattttaaattttaagagaaagaacaaaattatatttaaaaaaatataaaataacaaaagtaaataattaaaatagagaaCTGAAAgcatttactaaaaaaaaaaaatatcgttcaagttttttgaaaaaaaaaaaaatttactattaaaatgtaagcattttaaaatattacaagttagaataataatttatttaagtcttatctaaacaaatttagtacaaagtctttgtaaaaaaaaaaaaggttttatcattatttataaaataaggtccatttcttataaaaaaaaaaaaatctacgcaaaaaaaaaaaaaaaaaaaacaagaaaaaagaaaaacacaaccAACGGTTCATTGGTCGAAGGAAGACAGTTGAAAGGGTTTTATCCATTAGCTCGGGACACTCTTCACAACTGTCaagagtctctctctctttggcGGCAATGGCCACGACGCCCAACCCGACCCTCCTCAAACTCTCCCACTCGCCCAAGACAACTCGCTTCAAAACCGTAATCATCTGCAAGAAGCCCAAGAACGAGTCCGCATTCAAAGAGAAGAAGCAAGTATCCGTGGACTACGACAAGGGCCAGCACGAGGTCTCCATCCGTGTCAGCGGCCTCCGGAAGTCTGATATACCGAGGCGGTACCGGCTACGTGTTGAGGGCGACCGGTTCCAGAAGGACTGGACGGTCTCCGAGGTGGTTGATAAAATCTTGAAGCTCGAACACGGGGACGATGTTGACAGCTTGTTGAACCAGTGGGTCGGCCGGTTcgcgaggaagaatttcccgctTCTTATTAGGGTAATACGGAACATTCACTCTCTATCTTCAACTCGGTGGTgcaatttttggttatttttgaattttcgtGAGAAGttggaaattcttgttttccttGCTGAAGTGATGAAGGGAAGTATGGAtgggaaaaattaattaaatgtggACAAATTAGGgttaaattatatgaaactgATTGGAGGGCTGAAGTTGGCAGTAAATGTGTGAATGAATGTGATGGGCTCTTCTATTCTGGGGAAGTTAGAAGTCGTTCTAAAAAAAATGCgactttgaaaagaaatattgtatgaaatttttgttaagaaagtATTATAGTTGTGTGAAGATGAAAAAACTGAAGTACGAATCAATGCATTTCTGCATTAAGCTTATAAGAGATCCTGAAAAGTATTGTTGTCCGAAAGCTGAAAGGCCTCTTATTTGCATGTTCTGCTTGTTGTAGGAGATAACACGGACGGGTTCTATTCAACATAGCATTCACCTTTTCCGGTGGatgaaaaaccaaaagaatTACTGTGCTCggaatgatatttacaatatgaTGATCAGATTACATGCTAGGCATAATTGGACAGATCAGGCTCGTGGTTTGTTTTTTGAGATGCAAGAGTGGAGGTATGATTTTTGTTTCTGCTCTCCTCATCGTTTTTGCATAATATATTTTCTGCTACTATCATATTCATTAGGAAGTAGATTGGTTGAGAAAGAAATGCCTTTCGGTAAATGGTGAATCTGTTCTGCTTGATGAATCATGATTTAGCATGATCTTGACCTATTGAATCACCAGAAGGATTAGACAACCTCAACCTTATGTCaagaaaatcttgaaattttATGGTCTTGAActcttaatattataaaaagtaatatgtGACtgagaacaattttttttttttttttttttatataagtaatgaCTGAGAACAATCAAGAGATACTTATCCAACCCTCTACAATTctgaaatgaaatttatttaatttccaGATTATTTTGTTAGTTCTTGTCTGGAGTATATTGTGTGCTTTTGTTTCATCAATGTGTTTACAATCATAAACAGTTACATATATATTCAGTGGTGAGAACTGCATAATTAGTGTTTTCTAGCTTATTAGCGTGAATATTATCACTTTTATCAATTGGCTGCTAGATTTGTGAATCAGCATAGATAATTGTAATTAAATGGTCTAGATTTAGGGTAGATAAGTTTGTCCTATCTACACCtgatatttctttctttaaatccTGGGTGatgtattatttcttttttgttaggTGCAAGCCTGATGCTGAGACTTACAATGCTCTTATCAATGCACATGGTCGAGCAGCCCAATGGCGTTGGGCCATGCATATCATGGAAGACATGCTCCGTGCTGCTgtgtgtatttgtatttttcttctctAGTCAATCTTAGTGGGTGTAACTTGATGTGAGCAATCTTCTTTCCTTTGGATGTTCAAATGTGTTTGGCAAGTTAAAATGTTTGCAAAACACATATTGCAAAtacatttatcatcttttttctcCCTTCAAAAACTGTAGATGTAATTGGCATCTTCTTGTTTTTGCATGCGTGGGTTATATAGCATTGTTCTTATATTTTGGATAGCAAGTAGAGgagaattttgtgaatcttATTGGTGCCGTGAAGGATGCTGACTATTGAGTTTAAATCATAATATGGTTTCAGGGTGGGATACAGTTTTTTTAATGTAGAATGTGGTTTCTTTGTTTTACATGTCTTGGGAGGTATTTTGGGTGTTGCCCATGAACTCTGCCACCTACAATTTGACATTTACatcttaaacttttaaaataaatgccACTGAATGGACTtcattcttttctctcttctcttctcgcGTGGTGTATGCCTTTATACATCAAAGTTTTTGGAATGAGTTTCTTTATCTCATTTAGAGAACCAATGCAGTCACCtatccatttaaaatattttttttatcacttcatGATTTTGAATTGGTTTATGCATACTCGTCCCCGTGTACTTCCTTCTTTGGTCATTAATAAAACTTTaatatacttatcaaaaaatggTTTTGAACTGGTGTGGATCAATCACATTTCTGCACAGAAGCATACTGACAATTTTCTGTTCATAATGGTCTGTTTATTAATGATAGAGTCATGGTTCACAATTTATATAACTGATTTACTTTCATGTTTGGTAATATTTCCTGGTACTGCAAGACAGCAATTTTGGTTTTTTACATTCAATTTGACATCTATAGCACATGTTGAGGACCTTATTCTATGGGTGCAGATCCCTCCTAGTCGGTCAACATATAACAATTTGATCAATGCTTGTGGATCTAGTGGAAATTGGAGAGAAGCTTTGAAGATTTGCAAGAAAATGACAGATAATGGAGTAGGGCCTGATCTTGTGACTCACAATATAGTTTTATCAGCATACAAAAGTGGGGCTCAGTATTCGAAAGCTTTGTCCTATTTTGAGCTAATGAAGGGGACAAACATTCGCCCTGACACAACTACCCTTAACATCGTGATACATTGCCTTATAAAGCTTGGAGAATATGCAAAAGCCATTGATATGTTTAATTCCATGAGGGAGAAGAGAGCAGAATGTCATCCTGATATCGTAACATTCACTAGCATCATTCATATGTATTCTGTATGTGGGCAAATTGAAAATTGCAAGGCCGTGTTCAATACAATGCTTGCAGAAGGCCAAAAACCTAACATTGTCTCTTATAATGCACTGATAGCTGCATATGCTTCACATGGGATGAGTAAAGAGGCATTTGCAGTTTTTAATGAGATAAAGCAGAGTGGTTTCTGCCCAGATATTGTATCTTATACATCTTTACTCAATGCTTATGGAAGATCACAGCAACCTAAAAAGGCCAGGGAAGTATTTGACATGATTAAAAGGAACAACCGGAAACCGAATCTTGTTACCTACAATGCACTGATTGATGCATATGGATCTAATAGTTTGTTAGCTGAAGCAGTTGAAGTCTTACGAGAAATGGAGCAAGATGGGATCCAGCCAAATGTTGTCTCGATATGCACACTGTTAGCTGCCTGTGGACGATGTGGTCGAAAGGTGAAGATTGATGCCGTGCTCTCGGCCGCTGCTCAAAGAGGCATCAAGTTGAACAAAGTTGCATATAATGCAGCTATTGGGAGTTATTTGAATGTGGGGGAATATGATAAAGCTTTAACTTTATATAGATctatgaggaagaagaaagttaCACCAGATTGTGTTACTTACACTGTGTTGATAAGTGGTTGTTGTAAGATGTCAAAATATACTGAGGCgatttattttcttgatgaaATGATGGATTTGAACATTCCTTTGTCCAAAGAGGTCTACTCATCTGTGATCTGTGCCTACAGCAAACAGGCAAGTACTTTGACAAAAGTTACCTCTTAATACGTAGTACTTACTGACTATAAATGACTGAAATCTgactttttttcttccttttcatttccCCTTATTGCAATATCAGGGTCAACTCAAAGAAGCAGAACATATGTTCAACTTGATGAAGATGGCTGGTTGTCCTCCTGATGTATGTACATATACTTCAATGGTACATGCATATACTGCTGCAGGTGAGGTTTTATGTTAATCCATTGACATGATTCAATACTCATCCATTGACATGATTCAATACTCACTTTTGAGACATGCTCTGAAACTAAACTTGTTTAGTGATATTTTATATCAGAGAATTGGGAAAAAGCTTGCGCACTATatgaagaaatggaaacaaatAATATCCTACCTGATACCATTGCTTGTTCGGCTTTGATGAGAGCTTTTAATAAAGGAGGCCAACCGTCCAAGGTTCTTATTTTGGCAGAAATTATGAGGGAAAAGGAGATCCCTTTTGGTGATgccattttctttgaaatggTATCTGCTTGTAGTATGTGAGTTCCATATCTGTTTTAGCTTTCCATCCTAAGATTCACATTAATTTGTCATTCACTGTTTTTGCTTCTTTATGATAGGTTTGACTGTTCTCAGTTTTAATCCATGTCTACATTATTGTATTAGATTGATAGGTATTCATGTGTGCGTtctaaaattatgttctttctTGACCTGTTTTGATGATAGCTTCGCGGACATGACAGTTCATCTTCTTTTGTCGTAAGTTCTCACCGTACTCCTGTCTGACAAAACTCTAAAATTGAATTTTGGTTGAAGGTTACGGGATTGGAGGACAGCAATGGACCTGATTAAGTTCATGGAGCCATCATTTGCTGTAGTTTCCGCTGGACTTGTGAATCAGCTTCTGTATTTTCTTGGGAAAAGTGGGAAGACAGAGACTATGTTGAAGGTTCTCTAATGTTGCTCTCATTTTTGTATGATAATTGAATGTTCCAAACGACATATCATTGCCActtatgcatctctctctctctcaatctttaGAGCATATTAATCCACCACTTAAATTTACTGGAAATTGTTTAaaacttttgataaatatataatgttgttgtcttttggacaacctcccccccccccccacttgCAGTTGTTCTACAAGATAGTGTCTTCCGGTGCTGATGTCAATTTCAATACATATTCCATTTTGTTGAAGAATCTTTTGTCTGCTGGGAATTGGAGAAAATATATTGAGGTAACCTATAGGTTGTCTTCTGTTTCTTTTAGTTAATatgcttttttttcttgtcaattTTACACAGTAAGGGTAGCATCTAAGCTGTTTCTTGGTTGCACATCTGGCATGGTGGCCATGAATCTAAATGTCATGGAATGACATTGAGGCTGGTACTGAATTGTGGCATGCAAGCTCTCATGTtgcattttcttaatttaatgcTTTTTAATTGAGGTGGACAAAAATtcaatttgctttttttttttttttttttttctttctctgtaaaaaaaaatttcgtgcAGGTATTGCAGTGGATGGTGGATGCAGGAATTCAACCTTCGAATGAAATGTATTGCGATATATCCTACTTTTCTCAAAGAAGTGTTGGGGTGGAAAATGCAGCTACCATTCGAGAAAGACTAGGTATGCATACAcgtattttttatgataattgaACTCCGTCTATTGCATTCTCTCCGCCACATTTTGTCTATTGTACTCTTGCAACTACCCATCCATCCGTTAAACTCCATCTTGCTTTTGAAAATCTACAGAATCCTTGAGAGGAAAAGTTCAGAATCACATTTCGGTGAGCAGATGACGATTCTCCTCGTCTCACCTTCCCATCGACATGTTGGACATAAAGTATAAATGCCACAACCTACAAGAATCTCCAACCTCTGTTAGATATCCACCAGCTGCAGGAGTcatttcttagattttttttttctatatttaagGGCATGGGGTGAAAATCCATAATCACCCA
Encoded proteins:
- the LOC121268400 gene encoding pentatricopeptide repeat-containing protein At2g41720 isoform X2 — its product is MLGIIGQIRLVVCFLRCKSGGASLMLRLTMLLSMHMVEQPNGVGPCISWKTCSVLLCVFIPPSRSTYNNLINACGSSGNWREALKICKKMTDNGVGPDLVTHNIVLSAYKSGAQYSKALSYFELMKGTNIRPDTTTLNIVIHCLIKLGEYAKAIDMFNSMREKRAECHPDIVTFTSIIHMYSVCGQIENCKAVFNTMLAEGQKPNIVSYNALIAAYASHGMSKEAFAVFNEIKQSGFCPDIVSYTSLLNAYGRSQQPKKAREVFDMIKRNNRKPNLVTYNALIDAYGSNSLLAEAVEVLREMEQDGIQPNVVSICTLLAACGRCGRKVKIDAVLSAAAQRGIKLNKVAYNAAIGSYLNVGEYDKALTLYRSMRKKKVTPDCVTYTVLISGCCKMSKYTEAIYFLDEMMDLNIPLSKEVYSSVICAYSKQGQLKEAEHMFNLMKMAGCPPDVCTYTSMVHAYTAAENWEKACALYEEMETNNILPDTIACSALMRAFNKGGQPSKVLILAEIMREKEIPFGDAIFFEMVSACSMLRDWRTAMDLIKFMEPSFAVVSAGLVNQLLYFLGKSGKTETMLKLFYKIVSSGADVNFNTYSILLKNLLSAGNWRKYIEVLQWMVDAGIQPSNEMYCDISYFSQRSVGVENAATIRERLESLRGKVQNHISVSR
- the LOC121268400 gene encoding pentatricopeptide repeat-containing protein At2g41720 isoform X1, whose translation is MATTPNPTLLKLSHSPKTTRFKTVIICKKPKNESAFKEKKQVSVDYDKGQHEVSIRVSGLRKSDIPRRYRLRVEGDRFQKDWTVSEVVDKILKLEHGDDVDSLLNQWVGRFARKNFPLLIREITRTGSIQHSIHLFRWMKNQKNYCARNDIYNMMIRLHARHNWTDQARGLFFEMQEWRCKPDAETYNALINAHGRAAQWRWAMHIMEDMLRAAIPPSRSTYNNLINACGSSGNWREALKICKKMTDNGVGPDLVTHNIVLSAYKSGAQYSKALSYFELMKGTNIRPDTTTLNIVIHCLIKLGEYAKAIDMFNSMREKRAECHPDIVTFTSIIHMYSVCGQIENCKAVFNTMLAEGQKPNIVSYNALIAAYASHGMSKEAFAVFNEIKQSGFCPDIVSYTSLLNAYGRSQQPKKAREVFDMIKRNNRKPNLVTYNALIDAYGSNSLLAEAVEVLREMEQDGIQPNVVSICTLLAACGRCGRKVKIDAVLSAAAQRGIKLNKVAYNAAIGSYLNVGEYDKALTLYRSMRKKKVTPDCVTYTVLISGCCKMSKYTEAIYFLDEMMDLNIPLSKEVYSSVICAYSKQGQLKEAEHMFNLMKMAGCPPDVCTYTSMVHAYTAAENWEKACALYEEMETNNILPDTIACSALMRAFNKGGQPSKVLILAEIMREKEIPFGDAIFFEMVSACSMLRDWRTAMDLIKFMEPSFAVVSAGLVNQLLYFLGKSGKTETMLKLFYKIVSSGADVNFNTYSILLKNLLSAGNWRKYIEVLQWMVDAGIQPSNEMYCDISYFSQRSVGVENAATIRERLESLRGKVQNHISVSR